The genomic stretch TAAATATCCACATTACTGTAGACATTTATTATTAACCTAATGTCAGGATAAAAGATTCCGATAATAGTTTTTAAATCATTAAATGCAAAGGTTTCAAGAAAAAATTTTCAAGGCATTCTTTTCCCCAACCCTAAAGGGAGAAAATCGCTGAAAATTTCATCAAAATCACTCCCTTTAGGGTTGGGGAAATAATTTTAATGAAATTAGTCAATTACGAGTTTCCGTACATATTAGATTCTCCGCCATCGATAGCGATTACCTGTCCTGAAACATAACCATTTTCATCACTCAAAAGATAAGCAACCAGGCTTCCTACATCTTTAGGATCACCCAATCTTCTGGTCGGGTTTCTTGATGCATACTCTTTTTCAGCAGCTTTAGGATCTGCAGGATTTACCTGATTAAAAGCTTCAGCAACCATTGGCGTTAAAATCGCACCCGGTGCAATAGCGTTGGTTAAAATATTATCTTTTCCATATTCTAAGGCTGCATTTTTAGTCATTCCCGCAACAGCATGTTTTGTGGCAACATAAGCAGTTTGATTAAGAACACCTCTGATTCCGCCAACAGAAGCTACATTTACGATTCTTCCGCCACCATTTTTCTGTAATTCAGGAATTACATATTTCATTCCGTAATACACTCCTAAAAGATTGATATCAATTACTTTTTTGAAAACTTCAATATCATATTCTACCAATGGAGCCTGTTTTCCTTCAATTCCCGCGTTGTTGTAAAGTCCATCGATTTTCCCGAATTCTTTTACAGTTGCATCAACGTAATTTTTCACATTCTCTTCTACAGAAACATCTGCAGTAACCGTAAGAAATTTACTTTCAGGGTGCTTTTTTTCTAATTCTGTTTTTGCTTTATGCAAAGCTTCATCATTATAATCTACCAAAGAAACATCTGCGCCTTTTGAAGCTAAAACATCAGCCGCAGCTAAGCCTAAGCCCATTCCTGCGCCTGTTACAATTATTACTTTTCCTTTTAAATTTGTCATGATATTTGATATTTAATTCATTGCTTCAATTTACAACAATAATACCTTTGCGTTTATTGATCTATGATAATATTTTGTTAAACTTTGATTAGCAATATCTTATAACGGAATAATATTATAGTTAAAAAAACGTTCACCTCTCAAATAACAATTTAATTCATATGCTCATCTGTACAAAACTATAATTTCTTACATTTGAATGTCTGTTAAAATCTAAATATGAACGAAGTTTTCAAGCAGCAAGTGTGGGAAATTACCAAATTAGTTCCAAAAGGAAGAGTGACGAGTTACGGAGCAATAGCAAAGGCGGTCGGTTTTCCCAATCACTCCCGTCATGTTGGGAAGGCAATGGGTGGCTGTCCTAAAGATGTTCCTGCTCATCGTGTGATTTCAAGTTCGGGAACTTTATCCGTTCCGGAATTTCAGGTGAAACTGGAAGCAGAAGGAATTGAGGTAGAAAATTTCAGAATAAAAAATTTCAGAAAACTATTTTGGAATCCTTTAGATGAATTATAATCTTATTGTTTTTTAAAGATAAAAAATTCAGCGGAGTCAAAGGCTCCGCTGAATTTCACGAATGTTTACTAAAAAAATGTATCAAAATCTTAAACTTTGATGAAT from Chryseobacterium indoltheticum encodes the following:
- a CDS encoding MGMT family protein → MNEVFKQQVWEITKLVPKGRVTSYGAIAKAVGFPNHSRHVGKAMGGCPKDVPAHRVISSSGTLSVPEFQVKLEAEGIEVENFRIKNFRKLFWNPLDEL
- a CDS encoding glucose 1-dehydrogenase codes for the protein MTNLKGKVIIVTGAGMGLGLAAADVLASKGADVSLVDYNDEALHKAKTELEKKHPESKFLTVTADVSVEENVKNYVDATVKEFGKIDGLYNNAGIEGKQAPLVEYDIEVFKKVIDINLLGVYYGMKYVIPELQKNGGGRIVNVASVGGIRGVLNQTAYVATKHAVAGMTKNAALEYGKDNILTNAIAPGAILTPMVAEAFNQVNPADPKAAEKEYASRNPTRRLGDPKDVGSLVAYLLSDENGYVSGQVIAIDGGESNMYGNS